Below is a window of Tolypothrix bouteillei VB521301 DNA.
TGGAGTACTTACACCAGAGTTAGCAAAATATCCTACGTCTTGGGAATAGAAACCGACATTGGTGTGGTAGGAAGCGACATACACAGTATTAGCAGTAATTGCGACCGGAGCCCCAAAGTTGACTTGCTGCCAACCCGAGGCAGTTTCGTTAATAAAGGTTGCCGTTGCTAACTGCTGACCGTTGCTGCTCCATAGGGTACCAACGTGAGTTCCTGTATTTTGCGGTCCTTTGTAAAAACGAATGCCTTTGATGAAACCGTTCTGACTTGAGCGGAACTTCACACCGAGTTCCACTGAACTCGGGTCATTTTCTGTAATAAGGTTAGGAGTTGCTGTGTTATTCCAAATGCTAACTGTTACTGATGATGCGTTGCCTGTAGTAAACGACCAAGTGTAGTTTTGTGCTAGGGCATTGCCTGCTAAGTCTTTTACTCTTGGATCGGTGCTACCGCCTTTGAGTGTAGCAGTATAGGTTGTGGAAGTTGCAAGGGGACTGCTTGGTGTGAGTGTAGCAGTGCTATTGCCCGCATCATAGGTGATGGTGGCAGGTACAAGTGTGTTGTTGGCGTTGCGTAACTCAAAGGTGTTGCTGTTAAGTGTAGCTGTATCTATCGCTTCGCTAAAGGTAGCGGTGATGGTTGTACTGGGGCTGACACCAGTTGTACCATTACCAGGAGTGCTGGCTGTTACTGTTGGTGGGGTAGTGTCTGGCGCAACATTGGTAGTAAAGACTACGTCTACCCAATAGTTACTGGCTTGGTAAGTGTTGGTGGGGAAGGTAGGGGTAGAGCGATAAATATACACACCATTGGCACCACTTTCACCATTACGAAGTGCATACAAGGGCGAACTGTTCACACCCGAATTGGTAAAGAAATTTTCGTTCTTGGAGTACTTACCAACACTCGTGTGGTAGGACGCTACGTAAACAGTATTGGCAGTAATCTGTACTGGAGTCGCAAAATTAACTTGCTGCCAGCCTGAAGATGTCTCGTTACTGAATGTCGCCCTCGCTAATTGCGTTCCTCCGCTGCTCCACAAAGTACCAACGTGGGTTCCCGTGTTTTGCGGTCCTTTATAAAAACGAATGCCACTGATGTAGCCATTCTGGTTGGCACGGAATTTCACACCCAGTTCTGCTGCATTTGAGTCTTGAGTTGTTATCAATCCGGGAGTCACGGAACTGTTCCAGATACTGCACGGACAGGCGCGATCGCCAACTGCAATGGCTACTTCCGTTGCAGGTGTTTGGATATTGCCGCTATCATCAATCGCACGGCTTTTGATAGTGACTGTCCCAGTCGTTGTGGGTGTCCAAGTGTAGTTCCAGTTAGCACGACCGTTAGCTAGATGCCATGTTGTTCCACCATCAACTGATACCTCAACACCACCAACAACGCCATCTGTATCGCTTGCTGTACCTGTAATAGCTATAGGATTATTGAGCTGCACTGTTGTACTGGCAGTTGGTGAAGATATTGTTGCAGTGGGAGCAGTGGAGTCAAAAGAGGGAGTTGCTAATTGCAAACCAGATTGGAGAGAGCCCGGTTGTACACCCATATCCGCAAACAAGTTAACAGTTGCTTGTTGCATACGCACATCTGGGGTTGCACCTGATGGTCTGCGATCGTGATTGATATCCAAACCCCATGACCATTGTACGGTTCCGGAACCAAACACTAAAGCACCACTACTGTGTCTGTACAGTGTTAAATGGTGGGTAGCTGTACCAGACCCAAAAGTAGACCCGTAATCTTGAAGAACAGGGGCATTGTTAACAGTCCTTGTGGACAACCAAATCAAGCCTGAGGGTCGAAAGCCGTTGTCTATATCTTCATCCCATTCGTAACCCAGCGTGCTATTGGCAAGTGTGGCAGTTGTTCCTGGAGAAAGAGTTGCAACACTAGTATTGCGCCAGAAGCGCATTTTGCCATCTTCCGCTGGTACTTGTATAGCTGTAGTTGCCCCATCGTTGACAGTAAAAAGCGTACCCGTTAAGGCATTTTCCGGACGACCGCCATCTTTGGGTGGGCTAAAGCGGGGGTCGCGCCAAGTTCCAGTCCAAGTTGTTGGTTCTGGATCGATCGCCGCATTTGCTTTGGTCTCCTTATAACAAACTAAGGTGCGGTAGGGTGCGTTTGAAATATCAATGCTGTTTTCCCAACGAGTTTTCCAAAAAACTTCATTACCGCTAAAGAATGCTAAATGAACACCTATATTTCGAGCGGCTTCAACTTTAGCACGCTGTTGAGCAGACCAATACTCGTCGTGACCTACCGATAGGAAAACTTGATGATTGCGGATCAGATCGCCAAAGCGATCGCTATCTACACCAGTAAAATAGCTTACATCATATCCGTTAGCTTCTAACCAACGCACCATTGGGTATTCAGCGTTGAATACCCAATCTTGACCGTTATCAACTATACGGGTGTTAAAAGGGCGGTTGTAACTCACTTTGTAAGCTCGACCCGCAGGCGAACCTGTATAGAGACTATTGCCACCGTAGTTGTTATATGCTTGCCAAGTTGTATCGGAAGTTTGAAAAAGTAGATCGGAAGTACTGGAGTCATCTCGGACAATAAAGACTATGTGGCTGGCTCCGCTAGTATCAGTACGCACTGCTTTGGCAAAGTAAATTCCCGACGTGGCATTTTCTGGAACATTCCATGATGCCGACACGCCCCAATTTCCACAATCAATAAGTCCAGTCGTTGCGTTATTGATGCAGTTCGGCTGGCTGGGAGTCTGGTTTTGCGGTACGTTAACTGTTGCTACTTTACGAGCACCTTGTCCACCGTAGTATCCCATACGATAGATATCAAGGCGGTAACTTGGAGCAGGGGTTTTGATTTTGAAGGAAACGGTTTGCCCTCGGTTCACACTAATATCAGTGGCAAATCCTTGAATGCTTGAATCTCCAATACCGCTAATATCCCACTCAGACGCAGGATTCCCTGCTTTACAGTTTTCAGCAACAATTGAGTTAGCAGGTGAAGTACACGGATCTGCAGCAAGCACTTTTTGCATTGGCACGCGATCGCCCACACTTAGTTGCAAGACAACTAAAATTGCGAGCATCATCAGTAATATATTTTTGAGCAACTTCTTCATTAGATTTGTTCAAGTTACTGATAGGACTGTGATGTAATTTTTATGATTTCTATGTATTGATTGCTTGAATACAGGTATATGTATGGGGCTCCTATTTAATTTTTGAAATATACGTAGTCAGGTGGGCATCGCCTGCAAAAAACCTTATGTGGTGAGTATTGCCTGCCCTAGGTAGAAATTTTCATAACTTATTTAAGTAGGTAGGCATGAATATTTATCCTTGAGTGAAGGCAGAAGGGAAAATTGTAGAGGCGTTGGAAATAACGCCTCTACAATTTTTAGCTACGGTGTTGTGCTAAATATGACATCTACCCAATAATTAGATGATTGATAAGTAGAGGTGGGGAATACAGGGGTAGCGCTGTATCTGTAGATACCGTTAGATCCACTTTCTCCGTTGCGGAGTGCATACAATGGGGAATTACTGACACCAGAATTGGTAAAGTAATTTTCATTTTTAGAGTAAAAACCGACATTGGTGTGGTAAGAAGCTACGTAAACAGTATTGGCTGCGATCGCGACAGGAGTTGTAAAGTAGACTTCCTGCCAACCGGAAGCAGTTTCGTTAGCAAAAGTTGCCCTTCCTAACTGTTGTCCGCTATTGCTCCATAGGGTACCAACGTGAGTTCCGGTATTTTGCGAACCTTTGTAAAAACGAAGACCCTTAATGTAACCGTTCTGGCTGGAGCGGAATTTCACACCCAGTTCCACTGCACTCGAGTCATTTGTATTGACTGTACTTGGAGTTGCTGAATTACTCCAGATAGTTACAAATGATGTATTGCTTGTAGTAAACGACCAAGTGTAATTTTGTGCCAAAGCATTTCCCGATACATCTTTGACTCTGGGGTCGGTGCTACCACCTCTAAGCGTAGCAGTGTAAGTCGTAGAAGTAGCGAGCGGGCTAGTTGGTGTTAGGGTTGCAGTACGAGTTCCAGCATCATAGGTGACGCTAGCGGGTATGAGTGTGTTGCTAGCATTGCGTAATTCAAAAGTGTTGGTGTTAATTGTGGCTATATCTATTGGTTCGCTAAAGGTGGCGGTGACACTTGTACTGGGATTGACACCAGTTGTACCGTTTACAGGAGTGCTTCCAGTCACTGTTGGTGGGGTTGTGTCGGGAGTAATATTAGTGGCAAATACCACATCTACCCAATAGTTACTAGATTGATAGGAGCTAGTCGGGAAAATAGGATTGGAACCATAGCTGTATAAACCATTGGCTCCACTTACCCCATTACGCAAAGCATATAATGGTGGATTATCGACTCCAGAACTCGCAAAGAAATTTTTATCGGCTGCATATCTACCAACGTTAGTGTGGTAGGACGCTACATAGACGGTGTTGGCTGTAATCGCAACTGGAGTAGAAAAGTTAACTTGTTGCCAACCTGAAGATGTCTCGTTGCTGAATGTTGCTCTTGCCAGTTGTTGCCCGGTGCTGCTCCAGAGAGTGCCGACGTGAGTTCCCGTGTTGCCGCTACCCTTGTAGAAGCGAATACCAGTTATATATCCATTGAAATCTGAGCGGAATTTGACACCTATTTCAATAGCACTGGAATCTGCTTCTGATGGATTACTTGGTGTCGCTGAATTATTCCAGATGCTACAGGGTTGTTCGGAAGGACAGGGTAAACTTCCTGTAGTAAATGACCATGTGTAGCTAGTAGCCAAGGCGTTGCCTGCCAAATCCTTAATACGCGGATCTGTTGTTCCGCCTTTAAGAGTGGCTGTATAGGTTGTATTTGCAGCTAAGGAGGTTGTTGGTATTAGCGTTGCAGTACGATTTGCTTCGTTGTAAGTGACAGTTGCACTTACTAGGGCGTTTGCCGAGTTACGCAATTCAAAAGTATTTGTGTTAATGGTTGTTGGTGCGATCGCTTCGCTAAAAGTAGCTGTAACGTTTGTTCCAATTGCTACATTTATTGCATTGTTGTTAGGGGATGTTGAAGTCACTGTTGGAGGAACAGTATCGGCAGCGTATGTAGCGACATATGAACCTGTCTCGCCTGCAAACCTTGCGTACACAATTCCTTTAATGGTTTCCGTAGTAAAGTTAACGGGAGTCCCATTACGTGTAATCGAGCTGAGGGGCGCACCGCCAACTTGATTGGGTAACATTGCCTGTAAACCATTAGCACCCGTTCCTTTGGTAATAGTAAAGTTCAAAGTGCCGTTGTTCCATACCAATGAACCAAAGGAGGAGTTACCGCGAGCATCTAACCAAGTCAATAACTGCTGAGCGGAAACAACGGGTACGCTGCGAGTTTTGGCAGAATTAACAACTGCATCCGAGATTGACGAGTTTGCAGTATCAGTATGGGCATTGACATTGAAAACACCGTAATATCCCTCTGACCCTAACGCTCGATCCAATAGAGTATCGATGGTGTAGGGGTATGACTGTCCGGATTCATCAGTCATTTGAGTATTTGCTTCATAAACATCAATCGTTGTCCCATCTTGTTTAGCTAAACGCATGGGCATACCGCTACCAGTAAAGAAGCCGGGACGATCGAGAATCCAAGAGGGCGGCCAGTAGTAATAAGTGGTGTTCAGTCGTATTCCTTTATTGAGTTCTACTTCTGGTGTGCTAGACCAATCACTCCAAACCAAGCAGTGATGTCTTTGGGTTGATGGTGCTGGTAGACTTGGGTACTTGTTAGCAAAATCATTTAATTGCTGCGTGTAAAAAGTTTGAAGAGATGCAGGTGTAAAGTCACTGCAATTGGTATTAACGTGTAATGAAATTTCAAACCCTTGAGCATCATAAGCAGCTGCTTGAGTGTTTGTTAAGGGCATACCAGGAGTGGGATAGACATATGAAGTCCCCCGAATGCACTCCCAATTGTCAACCGAACAACCAGCTGGACTGCTAGCATTGAATTGGTCGAAGCGCGGCCCAGTTCCCCCATTGCCATGATCGTCCCCTGTCATCAGCACAACCGCTTTTTTCCCATTTGGGAAATACCAGAAGCGCGGTAACGGTTTTTTAGAAAGATTCATTGTGATGATGAGGTTTGCCAGTAAGCGCTGTTGCTCATCTGCTTGGGGTATTGCAACTTTGTTAAGGTCAACCCAATCTGGCTGAGAATCACCAAAAAACAGATCGTCGGATCGAATGGGAGAAAATCCATCCCGTTCTTGTCCTGCCCATGCAGGATTTCCCTGGCGCGTGTAGACGACTGAACGTGCTAAGTCGTAGGTGAATGCAGCTGCTTGTCCGCCATTGCTTCCGACACTGCGTAATGAGACAGCAGGATTTGTGGTTGCTGTGGTCGCATTTGTGTAAAGCGTGGCAATACCTGTAGCACCATTTAAAGTATAGCGATCGGCGGTTCCATGGAACTGGATAGTCTGGTTGATAATTCCATTAGCTGCGGGCTTTGAAGTATCTGCTAGCAAATAGCCGTTTGAGAGGGTACTACCCGTATCTGTCAGCCCGAGCAAACTCGCGAGCTGTTTGTCAGGACGCATCGCGATGAGATTGCCACCACCATTCACCCAATTAGTAAAGATTGTTACTTGTTGGGATGAAAGACTAAGGTCGGTAAGGATGACAACATCATAGTTTGCAAGCGTCGTTGCTGACACTGCTGAAATATCGCTGACATTGAACGAGTTGAGCCCTTCAGTTCGTAGAATTTCAGCGTAGTAGTTTCCAAAGGGATTAGACCCACTCGTAACAATAAGGATTGGCCCACCTGGAGGTGAAGGTACGGATGCAAGAAGTGTTTTGTTTAACGAACTTAGACGATCTGAATTGATTAAAGCTTGAGATTTTTGAATTTTTTGAATTTTTTGTTGATTTTTCTGTCCCTGACCTTTAGGCGGTACTTGAATGATTTTTTTCTGTTGACCTCTGAGGGTGTCCCACAGAACGATCTCACCTGCATTATCTCCACTCACTAAGGTATCGCTATCTACGGGATTAAAAGCAATTCCAGCGATCGACTTATTCCCCCGAAGTGTGCCAAGTGGCGTACCGCTTGGTAGACTCCACAAGAAAATGTTATTTTCATCACCTCCACCTGCTACAACGGTGCCACTTAAATTAAAAGCTACTGTCCTAATACGTTTAGTAGGACCTCTAAGAACCCGATCCACAGTACCGCTATTCACATCCCAAAGACGAACAGTACCATCGTTGCTAGCACTAGCCAAAAGTGTTCCATTTGGGCTGAAAGCAACGGAAGTGACTCCATTCGTATGACCGAGTAGAACTTTACGTTTCTTTCCAGTTTCTAGGTTCCACAAGATAATTGTGGTGTCATCACTTCCACTTGCCACAGTCTTTCCATCGGGACTTACGGCAACACTGTTGACAAAGCCTGTATGACCTTCAAAAATTTGCTGTAGTTTGCCAGTTTGGATATCCCAGACATCGACTCGGGTATCCTCGGCTCCAGTGACCCAAATCCTCCCATCCTGACTGGCGGCAATCGTTCTGGGTGGGTTTTCGTGTGCTTGGAGAAGATTGGTTTGTTCTCCAGTGTCTGGCTTCCAGACTCGGGCTACACTGTCCCTCCCCACACTAGCTAGATTGTTGCTGAGTGGATTAAAAGCCACTCCGGTGACGGGAGTATTTAGGTGTCCTGGCAAGGCTTTTTTTTCTTTTCCAGTCTCTGGATCGAACACTAAGACTCGCCCATCCCTAAACCCAGCTGCTACGTTTTTCCCATCTTGACTAAAAGCGATCGCAGTTACGCTAGTAGCATCCTCTGGCGATACTTTCTGGGCTAAGGTATAGCCATTGACCTGACCAAAGAAGAGTACTAGTAACAAGCTACAGCAAAAAAGAGATAAGTATCTTAAATATTGGCGCATAGTTGCATACCCTTACCAATCCTTATTTTTTGTTATTAGAAATTGTGAAAATGAATATCTACCGATTGTCACTTAGTCATTTAATTTACAGCGCTAAAACGCAACTACGAGCCTAAAAGTATCGTACATTTAATTTCTTTGAGATCTTTAGAAGTGAAAATAGCAAAATTCACTATCTAAAACTGTAGGCGAAAGGAGTTATTGCTACGCATCGCTTCACAAATGACAACCTTATGAGCATTTTAAAGTCAACACATTTAAATATAATTAAAGTATTTACCGAGAATATTTAAATTTATAATGAACTTCTTAGATATTTTCTCATTGCTCGCCCGAATGATTTGATATGCAAACTTTGCGATCGCCTCATTCCAAGCTACCCTTTCCCTAATTTTGGGTTCTGTAAAACTAAGGAAAAGGATATTTTCTCTTTAACTGTAAACCCGTAAGCTTAATATCAAGTTTGATGAAACCTGTTTAAGCTTGGGCTTTCTGGCTTTCTTTGCTTGATCGGTTGAGCGGGGTTGCCTGCGTAAACTGTCATTGGTTCTAAAGAACGCCCAGCCACCCCACCAAGAGTCAATACGCTTCCCGTTCCAACAGTCACTCCAGGTCCAATCGTTGACTTTGCTGCAATCCAACTACCTTCTTGAATGTGGATGGGAGCTGTTATCAGTTTAAAATTTGGATGGTTCCAGTTATGATTCCCGGTACAAAGGTAAACACCTTGAGAAAGGCAAACGTGGCTTTCAATAGTGACATGAGCTAAGTTATCAATCCAAGCGTCTTCCCCAATCCAAACAAAATCACCAACAGTCAAACGCCAAGGAAACTTTATCCGTACTCCTGGTTTTAAGCGAACGCCTTGACCGATTTGTGCTCCAAAAGAGCGCAGCACCCAAACTTTTATTGCAGAAAAAGGGAGCGCACGGCTTTCTACTAAAGGCGAACCTAGAAAATACCATAAAATTTGTTTCCAGTAAGAAGCACCAGGGGTATAACTACCAAGGGAATATCGATCTAAACGCATAGGGTAAGTTACTAAGAGAAGATTCAAGACTGGCTCTTGTAGAAGAAGTTAAAATAAAAATCCAATATTTTTTTAATCCATTTCCTTACTCCTCACCCCTCACTTTCAACTGCTGGCGAGAGGCTTTTTCATTGCTTAAGACAAGATCGGTTGACAAAGGCTTTTGGTTAACAATAGCTTTATAAACTCTTGTTAACTTTTCAGCAGCACAATCCCAGGTATAGTTTTGGAATATGAAATTACGAGCGCGGTTACCCATTGCTTTTGACATTTGAGGATGACTTAAACATTGAATCAATCCATCAGCAATGGCATGAGTATTGATATCTACAATAAGTGCTGCTTTAGCAATTTCTGCTTCAGGAAAATTGCAACCAGTAGTAATCACACATGGTAACCCTGAAGCCATACCTTCTAGGACAGACATACTAAAACCTTCTGAATATGAAGGTGCAACATACAAACTAGCAGCAGCCAGGGCTGCATATTTCAACGAGCCTGTAAGCATACCCGTAAAAGTCACTGCATCCAAACAACCTATTTGCTTAAAAGCAGTTTTCACTTTAGGTAAATACCCGGTACTATCCGGACCGGCTACAACTAAATGAGTTTGAGGGAATTTTTTATGAACTTTTGCAAATGCAGGAGCTAGCAAGTCCAGACCTTTTTTAGGGTCGATACGACCAAGAAACAGAATCAAAGTTTTATTTTTTGTAGAAGGAAATTGCTGGTAAAAAATTTCTGGATCTGGCAAGCTTATAAATTCTTGTCTGTGAACTCCATTAGGAACGACGATAGGATTTTTCAATCCAAGAGACTTAACATGACCGGCTTCAGAATTAGCAATCACTTGGATAGCTTTTGCTTTCTGT
It encodes the following:
- a CDS encoding N,N-dimethylformamidase beta subunit family domain-containing protein — protein: MKKLLKNILLMMLAILVVLQLSVGDRVPMQKVLAADPCTSPANSIVAENCKAGNPASEWDISGIGDSSIQGFATDISVNRGQTVSFKIKTPAPSYRLDIYRMGYYGGQGARKVATVNVPQNQTPSQPNCINNATTGLIDCGNWGVSASWNVPENATSGIYFAKAVRTDTSGASHIVFIVRDDSSTSDLLFQTSDTTWQAYNNYGGNSLYTGSPAGRAYKVSYNRPFNTRIVDNGQDWVFNAEYPMVRWLEANGYDVSYFTGVDSDRFGDLIRNHQVFLSVGHDEYWSAQQRAKVEAARNIGVHLAFFSGNEVFWKTRWENSIDISNAPYRTLVCYKETKANAAIDPEPTTWTGTWRDPRFSPPKDGGRPENALTGTLFTVNDGATTAIQVPAEDGKMRFWRNTSVATLSPGTTATLANSTLGYEWDEDIDNGFRPSGLIWLSTRTVNNAPVLQDYGSTFGSGTATHHLTLYRHSSGALVFGSGTVQWSWGLDINHDRRPSGATPDVRMQQATVNLFADMGVQPGSLQSGLQLATPSFDSTAPTATISSPTASTTVQLNNPIAITGTASDTDGVVGGVEVSVDGGTTWHLANGRANWNYTWTPTTTGTVTIKSRAIDDSGNIQTPATEVAIAVGDRACPCSIWNSSVTPGLITTQDSNAAELGVKFRANQNGYISGIRFYKGPQNTGTHVGTLWSSGGTQLARATFSNETSSGWQQVNFATPVQITANTVYVASYHTSVGKYSKNENFFTNSGVNSSPLYALRNGESGANGVYIYRSTPTFPTNTYQASNYWVDVVFTTNVAPDTTPPTVTASTPGNGTTGVSPSTTITATFSEAIDTATLNSNTFELRNANNTLVPATITYDAGNSTATLTPSSPLATSTTYTATLKGGSTDPRVKDLAGNALAQNYTWSFTTGNASSVTVSIWNNTATPNLITENDPSSVELGVKFRSSQNGFIKGIRFYKGPQNTGTHVGTLWSSNGQQLATATFINETASGWQQVNFGAPVAITANTVYVASYHTNVGFYSQDVGYFANSGVSTPPLSALRNGESGPNGVYTYSSNPAFPTSTYQSANYWVDVIFSTTN
- a CDS encoding glycosyltransferase, encoding MKILIFTPYVGSSYGGTSKAVKELVESVSSFGTRIDLITTNANQSEKLTVPLNKWIEVKNYRIKYFSCWNRNDFIISLPLIQWLIEHINDYDLVHTNTIFAPIVSFVHWLCQQRRVPYVMTPHGMLEPWALSYKAWKKKFYFNLIEKPALQKAKAIQVIANSEAGHVKSLGLKNPIVVPNGVHRQEFISLPDPEIFYQQFPSTKNKTLILFLGRIDPKKGLDLLAPAFAKVHKKFPQTHLVVAGPDSTGYLPKVKTAFKQIGCLDAVTFTGMLTGSLKYAALAAASLYVAPSYSEGFSMSVLEGMASGLPCVITTGCNFPEAEIAKAALIVDINTHAIADGLIQCLSHPQMSKAMGNRARNFIFQNYTWDCAAEKLTRVYKAIVNQKPLSTDLVLSNEKASRQQLKVRGEE
- a CDS encoding WcaF family extracellular polysaccharide biosynthesis acetyltransferase; protein product: MRLDRYSLGSYTPGASYWKQILWYFLGSPLVESRALPFSAIKVWVLRSFGAQIGQGVRLKPGVRIKFPWRLTVGDFVWIGEDAWIDNLAHVTIESHVCLSQGVYLCTGNHNWNHPNFKLITAPIHIQEGSWIAAKSTIGPGVTVGTGSVLTLGGVAGRSLEPMTVYAGNPAQPIKQRKPESPSLNRFHQT
- a CDS encoding DUF4082 domain-containing protein, translated to MRQYLRYLSLFCCSLLLVLFFGQVNGYTLAQKVSPEDATSVTAIAFSQDGKNVAAGFRDGRVLVFDPETGKEKKALPGHLNTPVTGVAFNPLSNNLASVGRDSVARVWKPDTGEQTNLLQAHENPPRTIAASQDGRIWVTGAEDTRVDVWDIQTGKLQQIFEGHTGFVNSVAVSPDGKTVASGSDDTTIILWNLETGKKRKVLLGHTNGVTSVAFSPNGTLLASASNDGTVRLWDVNSGTVDRVLRGPTKRIRTVAFNLSGTVVAGGGDENNIFLWSLPSGTPLGTLRGNKSIAGIAFNPVDSDTLVSGDNAGEIVLWDTLRGQQKKIIQVPPKGQGQKNQQKIQKIQKSQALINSDRLSSLNKTLLASVPSPPGGPILIVTSGSNPFGNYYAEILRTEGLNSFNVSDISAVSATTLANYDVVILTDLSLSSQQVTIFTNWVNGGGNLIAMRPDKQLASLLGLTDTGSTLSNGYLLADTSKPAANGIINQTIQFHGTADRYTLNGATGIATLYTNATTATTNPAVSLRSVGSNGGQAAAFTYDLARSVVYTRQGNPAWAGQERDGFSPIRSDDLFFGDSQPDWVDLNKVAIPQADEQQRLLANLIITMNLSKKPLPRFWYFPNGKKAVVLMTGDDHGNGGTGPRFDQFNASSPAGCSVDNWECIRGTSYVYPTPGMPLTNTQAAAYDAQGFEISLHVNTNCSDFTPASLQTFYTQQLNDFANKYPSLPAPSTQRHHCLVWSDWSSTPEVELNKGIRLNTTYYYWPPSWILDRPGFFTGSGMPMRLAKQDGTTIDVYEANTQMTDESGQSYPYTIDTLLDRALGSEGYYGVFNVNAHTDTANSSISDAVVNSAKTRSVPVVSAQQLLTWLDARGNSSFGSLVWNNGTLNFTITKGTGANGLQAMLPNQVGGAPLSSITRNGTPVNFTTETIKGIVYARFAGETGSYVATYAADTVPPTVTSTSPNNNAINVAIGTNVTATFSEAIAPTTINTNTFELRNSANALVSATVTYNEANRTATLIPTTSLAANTTYTATLKGGTTDPRIKDLAGNALATSYTWSFTTGSLPCPSEQPCSIWNNSATPSNPSEADSSAIEIGVKFRSDFNGYITGIRFYKGSGNTGTHVGTLWSSTGQQLARATFSNETSSGWQQVNFSTPVAITANTVYVASYHTNVGRYAADKNFFASSGVDNPPLYALRNGVSGANGLYSYGSNPIFPTSSYQSSNYWVDVVFATNITPDTTPPTVTGSTPVNGTTGVNPSTSVTATFSEPIDIATINTNTFELRNASNTLIPASVTYDAGTRTATLTPTSPLATSTTYTATLRGGSTDPRVKDVSGNALAQNYTWSFTTSNTSFVTIWSNSATPSTVNTNDSSAVELGVKFRSSQNGYIKGLRFYKGSQNTGTHVGTLWSNSGQQLGRATFANETASGWQEVYFTTPVAIAANTVYVASYHTNVGFYSKNENYFTNSGVSNSPLYALRNGESGSNGIYRYSATPVFPTSTYQSSNYWVDVIFSTTP